A single region of the Malus sylvestris chromosome 8, drMalSylv7.2, whole genome shotgun sequence genome encodes:
- the LOC126630944 gene encoding uncharacterized protein LOC126630944, producing MKGHEHKMARMEDILNLPVQDPPCAEFSATHIKWVKVEGGRQGGDDIALIPFARVGDFVKGESSNAECPASFRVESRRKRPEGSINKPRVDGYLEYTLYWCSYGPEDYRENESGLMDGSSTKPASGKGSRPGRRHMMRGCLCHFTVKRLYTRPLLALIIYNQRNHVDKSGSPCHGILDQDAMGTRAMYAPRISEEQRQKVMSMLYVGIPLDNIIQHHMELVEGHGGPHNRDDFLSRNDVRNMERGIRNSSPQLHPNDGCSIKMWVQRHRKHVFYFQDNSVSEPFVLGIQTDWQLQQMLQYGHNNYIAVHSTFGLKKLKYPLCTLLVFNPSRNAIPVAWIITSSFISQDIHKWIGPLAERVRTKDPGWRPDSFLVDDPSFEISILREAFQCRVLLCIWHARHSWIRRILKTCCNFDVQREVFKQLGWLLYSTRSGSNAMDAVEEFMQVFVDQCAFMDYFKRRWLPNLELWVNCIRSLPVASPEPNAAIESYHARLKSKLFNEQYANSWLRVDWLIHTLTTEFHSSYWLDQYSMETGYFENLRDKSFSTNAWYQALQILDVDVILDEQNLQYAKVISQTDRSLAYTIWNPGSEFSFCDCPSSRLGNLCKHVIKVAISCKDRQVARPLLAAQVYRQTLLTLLQNIPDDPLVLDHAILHATRLQQDIKALEVLSNSGLLQPLTSEINSHVTDNVLFPHLD from the exons ATGGCAAGAATGGAGGACATTCTAAACCTTCCGGTACAAGATCCTCCGTGTGCTGAGTTTTCTGCTACTCATATTAAGTGGGTGAAAGTGGAAGGCGGTCGCCAAGGCGGCGATGATATTGCCCTAATCCCATTTGCTAGGGTGGGTGATTTTGTAAAAGGAGAATCTTCAAATGCTGAATGCCCTGCCAGCTTCCGCGTCGAGTCAAGAAGGAAGAGACCTGAGGGGAGCATCAACAAGCCAAGGGTTGACGGTTATCTTGAATATACACT ATACTGGTGTTCATATGGTCCTGAAGACTACCGAGAGAATGAATCTGGTCTGATGGATGGTTCTAGTACAAAGCCCGCATCCGGAAAGGGAAGCAGGCCTGGAAGGCGTCACATGATGAGAGGCTGCCTATGCCATTTCACTGTAAAGCGGTTATATACCCGGCCACTCCTTGCTCTCATCATCTATAACCAGAGAAATCATGTAGATAAGTCAGGATCTCCATGCCATGGTATACTTGATCAGGATGCTATGGGAACGAGAGCCATGTATGCTCCACGAATATCAGAGGAGCAACGCCAGAAAGTGATGTCTATGCTTTATGTTGGAATTCCTTTGGACAATATAATTCAGCATCACATGGAGCTGGTCGAGGGGCATGGTGGACCTCATAACCGTGATGATTTTCTAAGTCGCAACGATGTTCGAAACATGGAAAGGGGGATTCGTAATTCTTCTCCTCAGTTACATCCAAATGATGGATGCAGTATAAAGATGTGGGTTCAACGCCATCGCAAGCATGTTTTCTACTTTCAAGATAACTCTGTTTCAGAGCCATTTGTTTTAGGGATACAGACAGATTGGCAGCTGCAACAGATGCTCCAGTATGGACATAATAATTACATAGCTGTCCATTCaacatttggtttaaaaaaactTAAG TATCCGTTGTGTACATTACTTGTTTTCAACCCATCTCGGAATGCCATACCAGTTGCTTGGATCATTACCTCCTCTTTCATCAGTCAAGATATCCACAAGTGGATTGGGCCACTGGCTGAAAGAGTCCGAACGAAGGACCCAGGATGGAGACCCGATTCCTTTTTAGTGGATGATCCTTCCTTTGAGATTTCTATATTAAG GGAGGCTTTCCAATGCCGGGTCTTATTATGTATCTGGCATGCTCGGCATTCTTGGATAAGACGGATTTTAAAGACATGCTGCAACTTTGATGTGCAGCGAGAGGTATTTAAGCAGTTAGGCTGGCTTTTGTATAGCACAAGGAGTGGGTCGAATGCTATGGATGCAGTTGAGGAGTTTATGCAAGTATTTGTTGATCAATGTGCCTTTATGGATTATTTTAAGAGGCGATGGTTACCAAATTTAG AGTTGTGGGTGAATTGCATAAGGTCTCTTCCTGTGGCCAGTCCAGAGCCAAATGCTGCAATTGAGTCCTATCATGCGAGGTTGAAATCCAAGCTTTTCAATGAACAATATGCGAATTCCTGGTTGAGAGTCGACTGGTTGATACACACACTCACAACTGAATTTCACTCTTCGTATTGGTTAGACCAATATAGCATGGAGACTGggtattttgaaaatttgagggACAAGTCTTTTTCAACGAATGCTTGGTATCAGGCATTGCAGATCCTAGATGTTGATGTCATACTAGATGAGCAAAATCTTCAGTATGCAAAGGTCATCTCACAAACGGACAGAAGCCTGGCATACACTATCTGGAACCCTGGTTCGGAATTCTCATTCTGTGATTGCCCTTCGTCAAGGCTGGGAAATCTCTGTAAGCATGTCATCAAGGTAGCGATCTCATGTAAAGATCGGCAGGTTGCAAGACCATTATTGGCTGCTCAAGTTTATCGGCAGACCTTGCTTACTCTTCTTCAAAATATCCCAGATGATCCTCTAGTTCTTGATCATGCCATTTTACATGCGACCCGTTTGCAACAGGACATTAAAGCCTTGGAAGTATTGTCTAATAGTGGTTTGCTCCAGCCTTTAACTTCAGAGATTAATTCACATGTAACAGACAATGTACTTTTTCCTCATCTTGATTGA